One genomic window of Coffea eugenioides isolate CCC68of chromosome 1, Ceug_1.0, whole genome shotgun sequence includes the following:
- the LOC113767638 gene encoding putative F-box protein At1g67623: protein MANEQKESSRTSILSLPTEVLSEVLVRVASSSSTDLFRAKLCCKLFYEVSEADNIYQRVSLDKFEIVPWQKNDKLSRFLKKCRESKNPEALYRKGMVDYFTDKHKDSALECLEEAANSGHADAAYALGIIYIFFGGDELKCQGILLLSRMKKSRILKGRVKLCRENLRALLRMIWVKNPMFLNPTLICCAMTHDKKTSSWPMDADDMEESTCEGCACDEEIGAICAALPYR from the exons ATGGCCAACGAACAAAAAGAGAGTTCAAGAACCTCCATTCTCTCCCTTCCGACCGAGGTGCTATCCGAGGTGCTTGTACGTGTCGCATCTTCTTCATCCACTGATCTTTTTCGGGCAAAACTATG CTGTAAGTTGTTTTACGAAGTTTCGGAGGCAGACAACATTTACCAGCGGGTGTCACTCGACAAGTTTGAAATCGTTCCGTGGCAAAAAAATGACAAACTGTCGAGGTTCTTGAAGAAGTGTAGAGAAAGCAAAAATCCAGAAGCCTTGTATCGAAAAGGAATG GTTGATTATTTTACGGACAAGCATAAGGACTCAGCATTGGAATGCCTGGAAGAAGCTGCCAATTCAGGCCATGCCGATGCTGCATATGCGCTGGGAATAATTTACATCTTTTTTGGTGGGGATGAGTTAAAGTGCCAAGGTATTTTACTGCTGAGCAGGATGAAGAAATCCAGAATTCTGAAAGGCAGAGTGAAACTTTGCCGTGAAAATTTGCGAGCGCTACTGAGGATGATATGGGTCAAGAATCCTATGTTTCTAAACCCAACGCTCATTTGTTGTGCCATGACACATGACAAGAAAACATCTTCATGGCCTATGGATGCCGATGACATGGAGGAGAGTACATGTGAAGGCTGCGCTTGCGATGAAGAAATTGGAGCAATTTGTGCTGCCCTACCTTATCGTTAG
- the LOC113767628 gene encoding protein FAR1-RELATED SEQUENCE 5-like has translation MGMDGCDRLRSFDLNQEPECDRDTFIEENGGSIGGHEDEEADELVGAIGVDDVMKLTFDTEEEVREFYNLYAKLSRFGIHKSNAKQDADGISRFRKWVCCCEGYRNEKWFNYEDRKREAKPITRTGCGACFRVKYDIESVKYVVTRFIMEHNHPLASEARSVNRMDEERRKNIFNGDAEWALGFLAAKKDVDDMFFYKYHVDNEGRLARLFWADSKSCADFSIFGDVLVFDTTYKTNKYHKPLVVLAGVDNHLNSTIFCRALLSDERIETYEWVLNTFVEAMKGRKPVAVMTDGDSAMRRAIKNLLPDACHRLCSWHLHRNARSNIRCEEFNNRLYNLMARKCSTLEFENRWVRLVNECGVVENEWVKKLYRRKRLWAEAYLRGHFFAGMRSTQRCEKMNALLNEYLNEKMRLYEFVRSFDLAIAWLRHTESKAVHKSENTKPVLTTILSELEGSAAEMFTRNVFFMVRKHLNRQGLLISEGWSEEGGSRTYYYSKYGGHEISWRVDYDRSMEKLICSCMKFESKGIPCAHMFRVMVVEGMNRIPEACISKRWTKGVYCTNNGMKAFVADEQLTQMA, from the exons ATGGGAATGGATGGTTGCGACAGGTTAAGGTCATTTGACCTTAACCAAGAACCTGAGTGTGACCGAGACACATTCATTGAAGAAAATGGTGGTTCAATAGGAGGACACGAAGATGAGGAGGCAGATGAATTGGTGGGCGCAATAGGCGTGGATGACGTAATGAAATTAACATTTGACACGGAAGAAGAAGTTAGGGAATTCTATAATTTGTATGCGAAACTAAGTAGATTTGGGATTCATAAAAGTAATGCCAAACAAGATGCAGATGGCATTTCAAGATTTAGAAAATGGGTATGTTGCTGTGAAGGTTACAGGAATGAAAAGTGGTTTAATTATGAAGACCGGAAAAGAGAAGCAAAACCAATCACAAGAACCGGGTGTGGGGCTTGCTTTCGCGTGAAATATGACATAGAATCGGTAAAGTATGTGGTGACACGTTTCATTATGGAGCACAATCACCCGCTGGCATCAGAGGCAA GATCTGTTAACCGAATGGACGAGGAAcgtagaaaaaatatttttaatggTGATGCAGAATGGGCACTTGGGTTCTTGGCAGCGAAGAAGGATGTcgatgacatgttcttttatAAATATCATGTAGATAACGAAGGAAGATTGGCAAGGTTGTTTTGGGCAGATTCTAAATCTTGTGCGGACTTCAGTATATTTGGAGATGTATTAGTGTTTGATACAAcgtacaaaacaaataaataccaCAAGCCACTAGTTGTACTTGCAGGGGTAGATAACCATTTGAACAGTACTATTTTTTGCCGTGCACTGCTATCAGATGAGAGGATTGAAACATATGAATGGGTGCTAAATACATTTGTAGAGGCTATGAAAGGTAGAAAGCCAGTAGCAGTGATGACAGATGGGGACAGTGCAATGCGAAGAGCCATAAAGAATCTTCTCCCGGATGCTTGTCACAGGCTATGTTCGTGGCACTTGCATAGAAATGCACGGAGTAATATTCGGTGCGAGGAGTTTAATAACAGGTTGTATAACCTGATGGCGAGAAAGTGTAGCACTCTTGAGTTTGAGAATCGGTGGGTTAGGTTAGTTAATGAATGTGGGGTAGTAGAGAATGAGTGGGTGAAGAAGTTGTACCGTAGGAAAAGGTTATGGGCAGAGGCATATTTACGCGGTCATTTTTTCGCAGGTATGAGAAGTACTCAAAGGTGTGAGAAAATGAATGCTCTTTTAAATGAGTACTTGAATGAAAAAATGCGACTATATGAATTCGTTAGAAGTTTTGATTTGGCAATAGCATGGCTTCGACATACTGAGAGCAAAGCAGTTCACAAAAGCGAAAACACAAAACCAGTCTTAACCACAATCCTATCCGAATTAGAGGGGAGCGCAGCGGAGATGTTTACAAGGAATGTGTTCTTCATGGTGAGGAAGCATTTGAACAGGCAAGGACTTCTAATTTCTGAGGGCTGGAGCGAGGAGGGAGGGAGTCGTACATATTATTACTCGAAATATGGTGGACACGAAATAAGTTGGAGGGTGGATTATGATAGGTCAATGGAGAAACTAATCTGCTCTTGCATGAAATTCGAGTCAAAGGGGATTCCTTGTGCTCACATGTTTCGCGTGATGGTGGTAGAAGGAATGAACAGGATCCCAGAAGCATGCATTTCGAAGCGGTGGACAAAGGGAGTTTACTGTACTAATAATGGAATGAAAGCATTTGTTGCAGACGAACAGTTGACACAAATGGCCTGA